The Procambarus clarkii isolate CNS0578487 chromosome 7, FALCON_Pclarkii_2.0, whole genome shotgun sequence genome window below encodes:
- the LOC123761329 gene encoding uncharacterized protein isoform X1 yields MEAEMKTTIRKDSGEEEGEPSSAPTTADDEERFSERCSRGALSMMLEDDGEMLAMEKPLLEIPLDVQEELTHANDDNNNKNCPESVISPQDNGPSGDMEVVERKMVFGIQHETLDELDSCLMFTSDDEEGPTDLMSAICRVLPELQTVNPVCVIRHSGLMLTKGGDSQGQVMQQGSDEDTPKHASDDLALTHTSNEAQRHCTSSPVPECEPSTGNDIQCGNSCVADEPKIEDARQVSEDADINNAFLPSCRSSHAEVGEAAVECVDVGQEPTINVVEDEAFKQENKRGDIPTAGSETVVNLDPTAGSETVVNLDPTAGSETVVNLDPTAGSETVVNLDPTAGSETVVNLDPTAGLETVVNLDPTAGSETVVNLDLTAGSETVVNLDPTAGSETVVNLDPTAGSETVVNLDPTAGSETVVNLDPTAGSETVVNLDPTAGLETVVNLDPTAGSETVVNLDPTAGSETVVNLDPTAGSETVVNLDPTAGSETVVNLDPTAGSETVVNLDPTAGSKTVVNLDPTAGSETVVNLDPTAGLETVVNLDPTAGSETVVNLDPTAGLETVVNLDPTGGSEPVVNLDPTGESETVVSLDPTAGSETVVNLDPTAGSETVVNLNEREDIITDEIKEVTDEKAPNENMDSGLESERGDENKGQGETMNSGDISSPDIQMKLDKEASGEELVTNYTGTIKDSETGDPNTPIGAQNNIVQPEPESSMEPHYATVMEVRPVPLVKDEGDEHMNSRSELLTSDSAKDVVVREVPNHIYECPNEVKEHRLSSSSSTAGEEKSDDGSSTDCNVETKIERTVCELRENYNKLLGAPEPIYESIDAKNEGNGNRNERSTRDCDSRSSRSSRSSRSSTLSGPWCEERIYEDISDLGSGGVGSGSGGGGGGSGGGSVGGGGSEETWVSRRLHVHRQLSSSDSWGSEDFESYSSNEEENGGGSVKTQAPNLENFKQRLLRKREQWRERRQSSKSLKDGTRRDSKEDQSKESTTKIAEDNPPPTPDNKLYRWFSLRKSVNYDVERRSSTIASTERTSSYTTSNGTNANSNNRMPKLLEEADTEHGGLFSENGGVFAHTFQRRHQPPTLPPMPQSLSPEQIKRRHIVASIVHSENNYVATLQRLVNDYKKPLDDSKPPVLNAAKLSTLFHRLSEILQCHTLFRIALAECVRQWDREEKIGDVFVASFSKAIVLDIYSDFINNFARAMEVAKQESKKKSAFADFLKMRQITSPDRLSFFGLMVKPVQRFPQFILFLQDLLKHTPQGHHDRMSLQLALTQLESLAEMLNERKREAEQYQAFRDTLKHINTKFALRGIQEGSRYLLRQDDVLQLEFNQSGLISKSKGRRLFLTNDVIICVTVVPKTTDDYGHQNERLSLKWAYPVTDVEIQDTSSSPTLSRLLASGVSKTGSINSARIPEETLGPNVDNLCQEMNDLMHDYEVVSRISTLVSSLRGTYDGLTAEHLQQVSSSIQRALHIRDEQMAWVDACCLQFTVKNKEGREKETLTFQTNNPVIKKDWIVELRLAQLALDSSNSPAWDVPEQEKRPSTKMPLFVKTLPVFSSPHDTEVKCGCCYTVTLSRPSRLSGTGRHHTYLWLCSSDGVSSHITIYLMQQVGLREVIRVDMVEVCVTSLQHVPGITTTDEPSLRAHTVWMGTHSHRLLVYSGLDPERQTELGATTVPAAITTIKYHCDQVYVGLCNGCVQVFRRGADGAWQIREPLNINLGTQLVSALLPINTHVYAACGDHVHVIDCFTAEVTKKFSVHHESAGGVQLMAHSGIGLWIAQQNTSTICLYHTETFRHLQDINVASNVNRVLGERGIAASNVNVTALLASRGLLWVGTNVGVALTIPLPRLEGVPIISGRANISYHAHNGPITFLLTLQPHARPQASLPDLRPGSRPSLQDNHSQSQQQDGARTHVSDEIRSFMATPTLTSRLEKQQSDGSLVPPKRVPPRLRQQLSSPVILRRKPRDAQQHVRRLSKTLPRGLGLGTLAGSQECDVYGLYGDLLNVHEYEDEPLVIGEGFLLSRYDSMRRSDPELAVPAQVSTLDRRVRLKASRPRSLDLSTWSMDSRASSACTTSSGSEDGTGGMNTVIVSNNISAATHDSIPLSGTSGGTTSRSTISGRRKENDQSRTLMTLMGGRGYINLRQFQDVQPPYSNDKDAHIVVWEMKL; encoded by the exons ATGGAGGCTGAGATGAAGACCACCATCAGGAAAGATTCTGGCGAAGAGGAGGGCGAGCCTTCATCGGCGCCAACCACAGCAGACGACGAGGAAAGGTTCAGTGAGAGGTGTTCAAGAGGTGCCCTAAGCATGATGCTGGAGGACGACGGAGAAATGCTGGCGATGGAGAAGCCGCTATTGGAAATTCCTCTGGACGTGCAGGAGGAACTCACACATGCCAACGACGACAATAACAACAAGAACTGCCCGGAGAGCGTCATAAGCCCTCAGGATAATGGGCCATCGGGAGACATGGAGGTGGTCGAAAGAAAGATGGTATTTGGCATTCAACACGAAACTCTGGACGAGCTTGATTCGTGTCTAATGTTCACCAGCGACGACGAAGAGGGCCCCACCGACCTCATGTCAGCCATCTGCCGTGTCTTGCCGGAGCTGCAGACCGTGAACCCCGTGTGTGTGATTCGTCATTCCGGCTTGATGTTGACCAAGGGAGGAGACTCCCAGGGACAGGTCATGCAACAAGGGAGTGACGAGGACACACCCAAACACGCGTCAGATGACCTTGCTCTCACCCACACCTCGAACGAAGCACAACGACACTGCACGAGCTCACCCGTCCCTGAATGCGAGCCATCCACTGGTAATGACATTCAGTGTGGAAACTCATGTGTTGCCGATGAGCCGAAGATTGAGGATGCCCGCCAAGTTAGTGAAGACGCAGACATTAACAATGCGTTTCTTCCTTCCTGTCGGTCCTCACATGCTGAGGTGGGGGAGGCTGCTGTAGAGTGTGTCGACGTGGGGCAGGAACCAACCATaaatgtggtggaggatgaagcCTTCAAACAGGAGAATAAAAGAGGTGACATCCCGACGGCAGGATCAGAGACTGTGGTTAACTTGGACCCGACGGCAGGATCAGAAACTGTGGTTAACTTGGACCCGACGGCAGGATCAGAGACTGTGGTTAACTTGGACCCGACGGCAGGATCAGAGACTGTGGTTAACTTGGACCCGACGGCAGGATCAGAGACTGTGGTTAACTTGGACCCGACGGCAGGATTAGAGACTGTGGTTAACTTGGACCCGACGGCAGGATCAGAGACTGTGGTTAACTTGGACCTGACGGCAGGATCAGAGACTGTGGTTAACTTGGACCCGACGGCAGGATCAGAGACTGTGGTTAACTTGGACCCGACGGCAGGATCAGAAACTGTGGTTAACTTGGACCCGACGGCAGGATCAGAGACTGTGGTTAACTTGGACCCGACGGCAGGATCAGAGACTGTGGTTAACTTGGACCCGACGGCAGGATTAGAGACTGTGGTTAACTTGGACCCGACGGCAGGATCAGAGACTGTGGTTAACTTGGACCCGACGGCAGGATCAGAGACTGTGGTTAACTTGGACCCGACGGCAGGATCAGAGACTGTGGTTAACTTGGACCCGACGGCAGGATCAGAAACTGTGGTTAACTTGGACCCGACGGCAGGATCAGAGACTGTGGTTAACTTGGACCCGACGGCAGGATCAAAGACTGTGGTTAACTTGGACCCAACGGCAGGATCAGAGACTGTGGTTAACTTGGACCCAACGGCAGGATTAGAGACTGTGGTTAACTTGGACCCGACGGCAGGATCAGAGACTGTGGTTAACTTGGACCCGACGGCAGGATTAGAGACTGTGGTTAACTTGGACCCGACGGGAGGATCAGAACCTGTGGTTAACTTGGACCCGACGGGAGAATCAGAGACTGTAGTTAGCTTGGACCCGACGGCAGGATCAGAGACTGTTGTTAACTTGGACCCGACGGCAGGATCAGAGACTGTTGTTAACTTGAATGAGAGAGAAGACATCATAACAGACGAGATAAAGGAAGTCACAGATGAAAAAGCCCCGAATGAAAACATGGATAGTGGactggagagtgagaggggggacgAGAATAAAGGTCAAGGTGAGACAATGAATAGCGGAGATATTTCAAGTCCTGATATACAAATGAAGCTTGACAAAGAAGCCAGCGGTGAAGAACTGGTTACAAATTACACAGGTACAATCAAGGACTCTGAAACAGGAGACCCAAATACTCCAATAGGTGCTCAAAATAACATTGTACAGCCAGAACCGGAGAGCAGCATGGAACCACATTATGCCACAGTGATGGAGGTTCGACCCGTACCCTTGGTGAAGGACGAGGGAGACGAGCACATGAACAGCCGAAGTGAGTTATTAACGAGTGACAGTGCCAAAGATGTGGTTGTGAGGGAAGTTCCCAACCATATTTACGAGTGTCCAAATGAGGTGAAAGAGCACAGactcagtagcagtagcagcaccgcCGGGGAGGAGAAAAGTGATGATGGCAGCTCTACTGACTGTAACGTGGAAACTAAAATTGAAAGAACCGTGTGTGAACTCCGGGAAAATTATAATAAGCTGCTCGGGGCTCCCGAGCCAATCTATGAAAGCATCGACGCTAAGAATGAAGGAAATGGCAATAGGAATGAGAGAAGCACCCGCGACTGTG ACTCGCGGTCGAGCAGGTCGAGTCGTTCCAGTCGCTCGAGCACCCTGAGCGGCCCCTGGTGCGAGGAGCGCATCTATGAGGATATATCCGACCTCGGGAGCGGCGGCGTCGGCAGCggaagtggtggtgggggtggtggcagtggcggTGGCAGTGTCGGCGGTGGTGGCAGCGAAGAGACGTGGGTGTCACGCCGCCTCCACGTGCACCGTCAGTTGTCGTCCTCAGACTCGTGGGGCTCTGAGGACTTCGAGTCGtactccagcaacgaggaggaaaACGGTGGAGGATCAGTGAAGACGCAGGCGCCAAA CCTGGAGAACTTCAAGCAACGTCTGTTGAGAAAGAGAGAACAGTGGCGAGAGAGGCGGCAGTCTAGCAAAAGTCTGAAGGATGGCACACGAAGGGATTCAAAAGAGGACCAGTCAAAGGAATCTACTACTAAAATTGCAGAGGACA ATCCTCCACCCACACCAGACAATAAATTGTACAGATGGTTTTCCTTGCGCAAGAGTGTCAATTATGATGTGGAACGACGTAGCAGCACGATTGCCAGTACAGAGCGCACTAGCTCCTACACTACCAGCAATGGTACCAATGCCAATAGTAATAACAGGATGCCAAAACTTTTGGAAGAGGCAGACACTGAACATGGTGGGCTATTTTCTGAGAACGGGGGAGTGTTTGCACACACTTTTCAGCGCAGACACCAGCCCCCAACCTTACCACCTATGCCACAAAGCCTCAGTCCAGAACAGATTAAAAGGCGACATATTGTTGCATCTATAGTTCAtagtgaaaacaattatgtagCAACTCTCCAGAGACTAGTCAAT GACTATAAAAAACCTTTAGATGACTCAAAACCACCAGTTCTCAATGCGGCCAAGCTTTCTACATTATTTCATAGACTCTCGGAGATTCTTCAGTGCCACACTTTATTCCGTATTGCCTTGGCTGAATGTGTACGGCAGTGGGATAGAGAAGAAAAGATAGGAGATGTTTTTGTCGCTTCTTTCTCCAAGGCCATCGTCTTGGACATTTACAGTGACTTTATTAACAACTTTGCAcgtgccatggaagttgcaaaacAAGAATCTAAAAAAAAATCTGCTTTTGCTGATTTCCTGAAG ATGCGTCAGATCACTTCGCCTGATCGACTGTCATTCTTTGGACTTATGGTGAAACCTGTCCAGCGCTTCCCCCAGTTCATCCTCTTTCTCCAG GACCTCCTAAAGCATACCCCTCAAGGGCATCATGACCGAATGTCACTGCAGTTGGCTCTTACACAGTTGGAATCACTAGCAGAGATGCTGAATGAAAGAAAACGTGAAGCAGAGCAGTACCAGGCTTTCCGTGACACCCTTAAGCATATCAATACCAAGTTTGCCTTGCGTGGAATACAGGAAGGGAGCCGTTATTTATTACGACAGGATGATGTTCTGCAGCTG gaaTTCAACCAAAGTGGCCTGATCAGCAAGAGCAAAGGACGCAGACTCTTCCTCACCAATGATGTGATCATCTGCGTGACAGTAGTGCCAAAAACGACTGATGATTATGGCCACCAGAATGAGCGACTTTCCCTTAAGTGGGCCTATCCTGTTACAGATGTTGAG ATTCAAGACACCAGCTCATCTCCAACATTAAGTCGATTACTGGCCTCGGGAGTCAGTAAAACAGGATCTATAAATTCAGCTCGCATTCCAGAGGAAACTTTGGGTCCAAATGTTGATAACTTGTGCCAAGAAATGAATGATCTCATGCATGATTATGAAGTAGTTTCCAGAATCTCGACCCTTGTGTCATCTCTTAGAGGTACCTATGAT GGATTGACTGCAGAACACCTACAACAAGTGTCAAGCAGCATCCAGAGAGCTCTACACATTAGAGATGAGCAAATGGCATGGGTAGATGCTTGCTGTTTGCAATTTACAGTCAAGAACAAAGAAGGCCGTGAAAAGGAGACCCTCACTTTCCAGACTAACAATCCTGTTATTAAGAAGGATTGGATTGTAG AACTGCGATTAGCACAACTGGCTCTTGATAGCTCCAATTCTCCGGCATGGGATGTACCAGAACAGGAAAAGCGACCCTCTACTAAAATGCCACTTTTTGTAAAAACGCTTCCAGTCTTTTCCTCTCCTCATGACACGGAG GTTAAATGTGGGTGCTGCTACACAGTGACGCTCTCACGCCCAAGTAGGTTGTCAGGAACAGGTCGTCACCACACGTACCTGTGGTTGTGTTCCAGTGATGGCGTCtcctcacacatcaccatctaccTCATGCAACAG GTTGGTCTAAGGGAGGTCATTCGTGTTGACATGGTTGAAGTGTGTGTGACATCATTGCAGCATGTCCCTGGTATCACCACTACTGATGAGCCCTCATTGCGAGCTCACACAGTTTGGATGGGCACACACTCGCACAG ATTATTGGTGTACAGTGGATTAGACCCAGAGCGCCAAACTGAATTAGGTGCCACTACTGTGCCAGCTGCCATTACAACTATCAAATATCACTGTGACCAG GTGTATGTAGGTTTGTGCAATGGGTGTGTTCAAGTATTTCGGCGAGGTGCTGATGGTGCCTGGCAAATACGTGAACCTCTGAACATTAATCTTGGCACGCAACTAGTCTCGGCACTCCTTCCAATCAACACCCATGTTTATGCTGCTTGTGGGGACCATGtgcatgtcattgactgctttacAGCAGAAGTTACT AAGAAATTCTCTGTACATCACGAAAGTGCAGGAGGTGTACAACTGATGGCACATTCTGGCATTGGACTATGGATTGCTCAGCAGAACACTTCAACTATCTGTCTCTATCACACAGAAACCTTTCGCCATCTacaagacatcaatgttgcttcAAATGTTAATCGTGTGTTGGGTGAAAGAGGTATTGCTGCTTCCAATGTTAATGTGACAGCATTGTTAGCCTCAAGGGGTCTTCTGTGGGTGGGGACAAATGTAGGTGTTGCACTTACTATACCCCTACCACGTTTAGAGGGTGTACCAATAATCAGTGGACGTGCAAATATTAGTTACCATGCTCATAATGGACCTATAACTTTTCTTTTAACACTACAACCTCATGCCAGACCACAGGCTTCTCTTCCCGATTTGCGACCTGGTTCGCGCCCATCTTTACAAGATAACCACAGTCAATCACAGCAGCAAGATGGTGCTCGGACTCATGTTTCTGATGAAATCCGAAGCTTTATGGCCACACCAACACTTACATCACGACTTGAAAAACAGCAGAGTGATGGCAGTCTTGTACCACCAAAACGTGTACCTCCTCGTTTGCGGCAACAGCTTAGTTCCCCCGTGATACTGCGGCGTAAACCACGAGATGCCCAGCAGCATGTGCGTCGCCTTTCCAAAACACTACCCCGTGGTTTAGGGCTTGGAACTCTTGCAGGTAGTCAAGAGTGTGATGTATATGGCCTTTATGGAGATTTATTAAATGTTCATGAATATGAAGATGAGCCCTTGGTAATTGGAGAAGGGTTTTTGCTGTCCCGTTATGACTCCATGCGTCGTAGTGACCCAGAACTGGCAGTTCCTGCTCAAGTTAGTACGTTGGATCGGCGGGTTAGACTTAAAGCTTCACGTCCTCGTTCCTTGGATTTGTCAACCTGGTCCATGGATTCGAGGGCTTCCTCTGCTTGTACCACATCCTCAGGGTCAGaagatggtactggtggtatgaATACTGTTATTGTCTCAAATAATATATCTGCAGCTACACACGACTCCATACCTCTATCGGGAACAAGTGGTGGCACCACGAGCAGGTCCACCATATCTGGACGTCGCAAAGAAAACGACCAATCACGCACACTAATGACACTGATGGGTGGACGTGGCTACATCAATTTGAGGCAGTTCCAAGATGTCCAACCTCCATACTCCAATGACAAAGATGCACATATTGTCGTGTGGGAGATGAAGCTTTAA